AGCATTGAATAAGGCATGGCTCAACCGACTTTTGTGATCCTTTATCGACAGATAAGCTTCATGTATCAGTTGGAACCGTTCCTGATCGCGATCAGGCGGGTTGTCCTTAACTTTCTCTAAATAAGCCTGCTTGATTTCAGCATCGGTTGCATCGGGCGCAACCTCCAATAGCTCGTAAGGAGTTTTCATAATGATTTGCCGAGGTTAAAAAGAGAAAAGCCGGATTTTTTACTTACATTGAAGCAGGCCAGGACATCCTCCACGCTGACATTGATAGCGATGCCCAAAGCATCTGCTGCTTTCAGTATCATCAGCGCCGTGAATAAATCAGGATTTTTCATGATAGCTTGCAGAACTTTGTCGCCATTCGCGCTGTTCAGCTCTTGAACAAGCCGTTCCGGTGAAGTTTTCTTAGATAAGGATGCCAGCTTTTTATTGAGCTTGTGGAATGTCTCGTAAGACAAATGGCCGAAGAGCTTTTCAAACGGATCTTCCGCATTACTCTGTTCAGCCGGGGAAAACAGATTGTCGAGAAAACGCATCGCTTTCACCGGATGCGCTTGGCGATAGCCATCAAGATAATGGCCGATCAGCATTGCGGCGCGATGATCCTTCTCCAGCCTGGCTTTTTCGCGATTGTCCTCCAGGCGCAATCGGTCAATAAAGGAACAGCGTTCGGGGTCGCCGTCGGTCTCGGAATAAATCCCGTAATAGATCCAGACAGGCTTTTGCCATCTGGACTGCGCCAGTTTCGAGCAATGGCGCAACAATTCGAAGTGCTTGATGCCGTCCAGCGTCTCGCATAACGCCAGCAGCAGGTTTTCAGCGTAGTCCTGTTGTTGCAGCGATTTCTTCAGCGCGGCCTTGATTTTCTCCAGCGCCTTGAGCAGTTGCTCCTGAGTGCCGGATTCCTGGCTGTACCGCTTTAGCCGCTCGATCAACCGGGCCAGTTCCTGCGCCGATAGCACATGATCCTTTGCGGGCGGCAGCTCCCGCAGAAGCGTCGCAACCGGCAGGCCCGTTAAAAGCGCTTCCACGGCAGCCTGAAAATGCATATTGACCGGGTCCGTATTGAGCTGGCTCAACGCCTCGGTTATATGCTGCAGACCCTGTATTTTATCCTGGCTCGCAAAAACCAAAAGCCCCCGCATGAGCTGAGTCTGAAAGACATAACTTTTGCCCAATTTCAGGCCTTCCGCTTTCTGAATTTCATTTTCAACCGACGGATATTCCCTGCTTTGCAGCAGCTTGCGCGCGTGCGCTAAATGGCTTGAAAACAGTGTTTGTTTGGCAACCGTATTAAGCGGATCAATGGCTAGTATTGTCTGTGCGTATTGACTGGCTTCTTCATGAGCCTTATCGCGCATGGCCGCCTGAAGCGCCAGAGTCAGCACGTCAAGGTCCTGCGGGAACCGGGCGAGAGCTTTGCCCAGCCACTGTTTGAAGGCGTCGGCTGTATCCGGGAACTGACTGTAATAGCCAAGGATTTGCAGATAGCTGTCCTGATCGTCAGGATCATGCTCCAGGCTTTCAGTCAGCAGCTGGATTTTTTCCTCTGCATTTGGCTGGTTTTCCGCAATATGGCGCAAAATCAGCGCTATTTTCAACGCATTGCCGGAGCCTTCCCTTGCCAGGACTTCCATGCATTGCCGCCAATGATATTCGGCATCGTAACTGTTGTCTTCACACTCACAGGCCAGCGCCATTAGCCGGTTTTGTTCGAATTCATCGAGCGGGCCGAAGGCGCTGTTGAAGTCCTGTTGGCCGGACGGATACCCAATCAGCACGGCAAGACAAAATCGCTGCGCCAGTTCCGAACCGCAAAGCGATCGATAGTGAAGAGCCAGATCAAATTTCATCTGGTCGGACCAGCCATTTTTCTGCTTGCCTAATTGCCCGATAAGCTCGAACTGCTCTTGCTTCAGTCCTGCTATTTTCCCGATAAGCTCACGCTGCTGATGATTAAACTTTGCCATCTCCCGGGCCAGCGCCGAGCCTTTTCGGGTGCAGGCCAGCAGCAGTCCAGAGGCTTGAGCATAGGGCGAGTGGACGGGGATTTTGGCTAGCAATCCTTGCGCTTCCGCAGGCTGGTCGGATACTGTAACCACCGCTTTTAACAGTGTGCGAAAATCCCGGAATGCCGAACGGTAGGGCAGTTGTTTTAGCGCTTCATCCATGCCGCTCAGATTGTTTTCCTGATAGGCCTGCAACGCCGTCTGCACGCTTGCTAAATGCGCTATAAAGTCGGAGTCTTGCGGCAAGACCTGCTGAAACTGATGGTGACCGGCAATAATCAGCAAGCCCAGCAAGGCGGCCAATTCGGGATATTCTTGATCCAGTTGCCAGGCGGATAATTGCGCCAGGCATGACTGGACCCTGGCTGGATCTTTGGTTTTAATCAGCCAGATAATGTAGTGATCATATTTCTCGTAAGGCGACTGAGCATATTGGCTATAGTTTTCCCACGTCGCCAGCGCTTTTTTGTACTGCCCCTTTGCAGCAAACGCCAAAGCGCTTTGCAGGTAACAATAAGCCAATTGCCGACGCCACTCGCTATTGTCAGCACCCTGCAATAAATGTGTGTACAGCTCAATCGCTTTTTTGTATTTACCGGCGTTTACCTGGGACAGCGCCTGCTGTTCAAGGCTATTCTCGGCCATGTCGGAAACCGGCATTTGTCTGTTTTTGGTTGGCATGATTGTGCTTGCGGGGATTGATGAACAACGGAAATGAATTATGATAAAGCATCTTTTCAATAAACCCTGCGAAATTCTCCACCCATGCTGTTTGGCTGCGGTGAAATGTCAACAGAACCTGCTTTGTCATTCAATTTTGTGGTATGTATAGAAAAAACCACCATTTAAGCCGCAGTTATTTTCAGCTACTTTAAAGGCTTCTGTACTCGGATCGATAGTGATGGTATCTGCGTCTATTAATCGCGCTGTAAAATGATCACTGCCGACAGTTATCAGTAATTGATTGCCGTTTTCGGTCGCTGTGCCCGTAATCTCGCAAGTCCAAGCGCCTTGCTCTGGGTCGGCGGTCTGGATAGCTATTAAATAATTTTTATTTTCTGTCGGATAAATTGTCATTATGCCAATATCCTTTTTTTCATATTGACCGGCAAACACAGATAGTTTTTTATCTGCACCCAGTATGGCGAAACGTTGTTGGTAAGCGCTTGAAATACAATCGACATCGTTTTGATATTTATCGCGCAATTTGACCCATAGGACCTGATCCTGGCGTAAACGGGATTTAAAGGCATCATCATTAGACACGTCGATAAAACTTTTCCATATTTCGCCCAACTTGCGATCTAGCCGAGCTAGCGTGTCGTTGGCGCAAATTGTTTTTTCAACCGCTGTTGTTTGCCTTTTTACAGTTGAACGATGGCACAGTGGCCTCCGCCTGGACAAGATTAGCAGTTAATAATAAAAATGTAACAAGGATATTCAAAGTCAACCATGGAGTTGTTCATTAAAAACTCATTGAAAATGTTGTCTACCAGACCCATAGTCTCTGGAAGCTCGCGCATACACCCGCAACGACCGCAATCAGGAAACGTAGCGAAGAACAACTGGTCTGGTCCAGGACCACCATAAATCGTCTTATTTTTTTATTAATTCACATTCAGGTTCATCAAGCTGACCTGATACTTCAGTCAGCGTTGGAATAACATAATTAGCAGGAAACTGGCAGGCCTTCTTGTTGCGAATCATTTTCCGAGTTGAAAAATTGATATCAGTTTTTTCGCCGATACATTGGGTTTCCTCACCAACGGTACAACCGATTTGATGATATGTATAGCCAATCAGACGAAAAGTATCCTTTTTATCCCATCTGGCTTTATATTCATAGAAAGTCGCTCCACTGCCCCCTGAAAATTCAAAGCTAATTTTAAGTACATTATTAGATATCTCAGGGATTCCCGTAAAACCGAGGGGGCCAAAGAAGGGTTCGGTTGACTCAAGGAGGTCTGACTTTTCAAAAACCTTTCGGAAACTCCTGTCTTTATTTTCTTGAAAATAAATCAGTAAAAAACAGGCATCCCCTTTCTTAGAAACAATCACTACATCTTCTTTCCCATCGAAATTGAGATCGCCAGTGACTCCATAAATAGATTTATGATCAGCTGGAATTTGGAGCGAATTATTTTGCAAGATCTGACGAAGATCCTTAACCCTCGTTTTAGCTTTTTCCTCAGCAGGATGCTCGATAGAAAGTGCAAAAACAGGTGAAAGCGCAAAAGAGCTCAAAAGAAGAATAGCTGTAATGGCTTGTTTTCGAAAAATTAGAGAATTATCCATGGAATCTTTTTTAAATTTTAGACACTTGAATTCAATATATGTTATGCCTTGATAGGCAGTGTAAACTATGAAGCTTTAAAAAGCCGAAGCATCCGGAGATAAAACAAACCTATGCGGATCGGCATTTACGCTCCTGGTTTCCCAGATTACCCAGTTATGTGGCGTATGTGCAGCGCTTGAATCGGGTGTCCGATGTGTTTGCGCCCTTATTGGCACTGATTCAGCAAGAACAAGAAGCCAAGAATCCAAGGCAAGTCTGATTGACGCCTTCCCGGTGGCCTTGGCCAAGCAAGGTCGCCGGTTTAAAGCTTGTGTGGCGAAAGCGTTGGCTGACTCAGGCTACTGCTCAACAAAGAAGCTGTACTATTATGGCATTCGGGTGCATGTCATAGGTCACCGCCAATCAGGCTCGTTGCCAATACCTGAGTATATCGGTGTGACAGGCGCCAGTGACCATGATGGCAAGATATTTGATCAGATTCGGCCGTACTTGCACAGCAATGAACTGTATGGCGATAAAGCTTATCAGCGGCCCGATGCCGAAGCCATCAGACAAGCCCAGAACCTGACTGTCCTGACACCGGTTAAAAAACAAAAAGGCCAACGCTATCTGGAGCCACAGGATCAATGGCTGTCCACAGTGGTTTCTCGCGTTCGGCAACCGATTGAAGCGTTATTTGCTTGGATTGAAGCAAAAACAGGCATTGAATGTGCCAGTAAAGTGCGTTCTTACAATGGACTGATGGTGCATGTCTTCGGCAAACTCGCGGCGGCTCTGTTTTTCTGGAATTTTTTACGAATTAGCTCTTAATTCACATTTTAGTTGTCGCTTTATCGGCTAATTCAGAATCTTTTTCTCGGGCATCCATTTTGCTTAACAAGTTTCAGCGTACTGCGACCAATATTGATTTCGAACGGCGAAGCTTTTCATTGCTAAATTCGTCAAAACTGTTGGTTATCAAGCCTATCCCCCAATGATCACCGTAGGACACCCTCCTACGATCACGCCGCCATGCGCGGTCATATCGCCCATCCGCGCAGCGGGCATATTGCCGATCATGACAGTGGCCGAGCCCTGGACGATCGTATCGGGCGGTCCCACGCAGACGCAGGTATCGCCGACGCGGGCGGCGGGCAGGTAGCCGATCATCACGGTCGGATAGCCGATGGCCACGGGGCCGCCGACGTGAGGGACGGTACCAGTGACCATCGGGCAGGTGTGCATATCGG
This is a stretch of genomic DNA from Methylobacter sp. YRD-M1. It encodes these proteins:
- a CDS encoding J domain-containing protein; translated protein: MKTPYELLEVAPDATDAEIKQAYLEKVKDNPPDRDQERFQLIHEAYLSIKDHKSRLSHALFNAPSADFDELLDQALHTTQAPQVRPEHFKQLLRAGLDETIRLDAKPHAGKS
- a CDS encoding tetratricopeptide repeat protein, with amino-acid sequence MPTKNRQMPVSDMAENSLEQQALSQVNAGKYKKAIELYTHLLQGADNSEWRRQLAYCYLQSALAFAAKGQYKKALATWENYSQYAQSPYEKYDHYIIWLIKTKDPARVQSCLAQLSAWQLDQEYPELAALLGLLIIAGHHQFQQVLPQDSDFIAHLASVQTALQAYQENNLSGMDEALKQLPYRSAFRDFRTLLKAVVTVSDQPAEAQGLLAKIPVHSPYAQASGLLLACTRKGSALAREMAKFNHQQRELIGKIAGLKQEQFELIGQLGKQKNGWSDQMKFDLALHYRSLCGSELAQRFCLAVLIGYPSGQQDFNSAFGPLDEFEQNRLMALACECEDNSYDAEYHWRQCMEVLAREGSGNALKIALILRHIAENQPNAEEKIQLLTESLEHDPDDQDSYLQILGYYSQFPDTADAFKQWLGKALARFPQDLDVLTLALQAAMRDKAHEEASQYAQTILAIDPLNTVAKQTLFSSHLAHARKLLQSREYPSVENEIQKAEGLKLGKSYVFQTQLMRGLLVFASQDKIQGLQHITEALSQLNTDPVNMHFQAAVEALLTGLPVATLLRELPPAKDHVLSAQELARLIERLKRYSQESGTQEQLLKALEKIKAALKKSLQQQDYAENLLLALCETLDGIKHFELLRHCSKLAQSRWQKPVWIYYGIYSETDGDPERCSFIDRLRLEDNREKARLEKDHRAAMLIGHYLDGYRQAHPVKAMRFLDNLFSPAEQSNAEDPFEKLFGHLSYETFHKLNKKLASLSKKTSPERLVQELNSANGDKVLQAIMKNPDLFTALMILKAADALGIAINVSVEDVLACFNVSKKSGFSLFNLGKSL
- a CDS encoding lysozyme inhibitor LprI family protein → MSRRRPLCHRSTVKRQTTAVEKTICANDTLARLDRKLGEIWKSFIDVSNDDAFKSRLRQDQVLWVKLRDKYQNDVDCISSAYQQRFAILGADKKLSVFAGQYEKKDIGIMTIYPTENKNYLIAIQTADPEQGAWTCEITGTATENGNQLLITVGSDHFTARLIDADTITIDPSTEAFKVAENNCGLNGGFFYTYHKIE
- a CDS encoding PAAR domain-containing protein; its protein translation is MPPAARISDMHTCPMVTGTVPHVGGPVAIGYPTVMIGYLPAARVGDTCVCVGPPDTIVQGSATVMIGNMPAARMGDMTAHGGVIVGGCPTVIIGG